A window of Nodularia sp. LEGE 06071 contains these coding sequences:
- a CDS encoding NifX-associated nitrogen fixation protein, whose protein sequence is MSTNNNVNGSTDTVVLNSPFLKTLVQQIRGQDTYGVYRNWSDELILKPFVITKQKKREISIEGEVDPITQARIMAFFRAVAAAIEQETGLISQVVIDLSHEGFGWALVFSSRLLLTVKTLRDAHRFGFDSMEKLAEEGENYVKKGVDLAKRFPEVGNL, encoded by the coding sequence ATGAGTACAAACAATAATGTGAACGGAAGCACCGATACAGTAGTCTTGAACTCCCCTTTTCTCAAGACATTAGTCCAACAAATTCGGGGACAAGATACTTACGGAGTTTATCGTAATTGGTCAGATGAATTAATCCTCAAACCCTTTGTTATTACCAAACAAAAGAAACGCGAAATTTCAATTGAGGGTGAAGTTGACCCGATTACTCAGGCGCGGATTATGGCATTTTTCCGGGCTGTAGCCGCTGCTATTGAACAAGAAACAGGTCTAATCTCTCAGGTCGTCATTGACTTGAGCCATGAAGGATTCGGCTGGGCGCTGGTTTTTTCTAGTCGTCTTTTGCTAACTGTAAAAACCTTACGTGATGCTCATCGCTTTGGTTTTGACTCAATGGAAAAATTAGCAGAAGAAGGCGAAAACTATGTCAAAAAAGGTGTTGACTTAGCCAAGAGATTTCCTGAAGTCGGCAACCTTTAA
- the nifX gene encoding nitrogen fixation protein NifX, protein MKIAFTTSDRIHINAHFGWAREIDVYEISDEGYEFLETLKFDGDLKEDGNEDKINPKLDALVDCTIVYVTAIGGSAAARLIKKGVTPVKAKSEEEEISEVLDKLVKTLKGNPPPWLRKALRQTTPNFVD, encoded by the coding sequence ATGAAAATAGCCTTTACCACAAGTGACCGGATTCATATTAATGCTCACTTCGGATGGGCGAGAGAAATTGATGTTTACGAAATCTCCGACGAGGGATATGAATTTCTCGAAACCCTGAAATTTGACGGTGACTTAAAAGAAGATGGTAACGAAGATAAAATCAATCCTAAACTTGATGCTTTAGTTGATTGTACCATCGTTTATGTGACAGCAATTGGTGGTAGTGCCGCAGCTCGCTTAATTAAGAAAGGCGTTACCCCAGTCAAAGCTAAATCAGAGGAAGAGGAAATTAGTGAAGTCCTCGATAAACTCGTCAAAACCCTCAAAGGTAATCCTCCACCTTGGTTACGTAAAGCTTTAAGACAAACCACTCCAAACTTTGTAGACTAA